The window TGGTCGCACGTCACTCTTGCGCGTGTGTCGAAGCGGAGGAGCGTGGCCTACGCGGCCTGCTGACGGACGAGTTCCCTGTCACCGACGGCCCCTTGGCGGACGCCCTCTGGTTCTGCGACATGACCACCGGGCCGGACGGCGAAGATCTGGACCTCGCCGGGCGGCTGAGTGAGGCCCGTGAGCGGTATGGGCCGGAGCATCTGATCTCGCGCTACCTCGAACGCGCGGAGCCCGAGCTCCAAGCTGTCATCAGCAGAGTCGAGCAGAAGCTGACTCATTCACCGGCTCCGGCCTCGACCCAGCGGCAATTGGCCTAGTCCGATACGCGCGGAGTCATGCCTGGCCCGACGGCCAAGCCGCGGGATTCAGCCGCTGATCGCAGCTGATTTGGCTCGACCGGCGGGGGTAAAAGACGCACGCGAGTGTGCTACAGCCTCTGCAGGCTCCCGAGCTGCTGTCTTGGCCCGCTCCAGGTCGCAGAAGGGCGCTGTGGTCGACAGCGCTTCATCGACAGCACCACGCCCTTGACACGGACCGGTCTAGAACAGGCCCTCCAGACGGTCCCCGAGCCGATTGACCTCCTCCATGTAGCCCCAGCCGTTACCAGGCCAGAGACTTATTGATGTTGGCGTTGCGGGCGACTTCGATGTCTCCTTGGCCGTGACCGCTGACGGTGACGCGCAGCCAGTCCTCGCCCTGCAAGGTGTAGGCCAGCCCGCAAGGCTCAAAGATCACCGTGCAGTCCGTACCGTCGGCGCTCTCCAGGACCAAGGCGCCGGTGCTGCTCGGGGGAACGCTCTGGACGCCATGGCTGCCAGTATCGAAGCGGGACGCAATGTTTGGACGAAAGGCCGGGCCGTGTCGGAACTGTGGGCATCGCCAACCACGCTGCTCGGCCAGGTACAACGCGGCCGCGGTCTGGGCTGGCTGCGCGCCACCGAGTCACCAGCCGAAGGCAAGCGCGCACTGCAGAGCTGCGTTCAAGCCGATCCTCGTTGGGACCGGCAGGTCGAAGCCCGCGTCGACTACTACGCCACCTTGGCACTCGCGCTGAACGTGCCCGCCGCTGAGATCGCCCACATGCGTGGCGCCGCCGACGCAGCTCACGACCTCGCGGACTCGGTGGCCGTGCAGATGGCCAAGCGCGGTGACCTCACCGGCCTGCCCGCGCTCAAGGCTCGTCTTGTCTCGCTCGAGGCCGCCGAGGAACTCCTGCCGGCCCTCGCCCGGCTCGAGGCACCGGACGCCCTGAGCGGGGTGCCCGAGATCCTCTGCGCCGCTCTCACGGATGACGAAGTGATCGACCTGGTCCGCTACGCGCGCAATGAGGTCCCCTGGTCGACCTGGGCGCGCGAGAACACGAGAATCGCGTCCGCCCTCGCGGTCGCCAGTGACCGCGAAACGCACAAGTCGGCTCCTCCGCTCGCAGCCGACGCTCGGATCGCAGACCTGCTTGCAACCGGCTGGCCGAGCGCGATGCCCCGGCGCCTGCGCCACCGGTTCCGACACGAACTGTCGACGGCGGACGTGCAGCTCGTCCGCGAAACCGCGACCGGAGGGACTGGCTACGGTCGCGTCCTGGCCATGCGAATCCTGACCGAGCGAGCTGACCCCTTCGTCATCCCCACCGCGGCTCAGCTCTTCGCCGACAACACCGTCGGCGGCGAGCGAGCCGCCGCAATTCGGTACATCGAAGCTCTGGACCCCACCGCGACCCTGCCGCTGGCGCGGGAGTGGTTCGACCTCGGCGACGACCGCGCCGGGGTGGCCGCCGGCATCTTCGCACTGCACGCCGAACCGGCCGACCTGCCCCGACTGCGACCGGCGCTCGGCCCCGCACTGCAACAGCGCGAGTTCTATGTGCTGTGCGACCTCATCGAAGCCCTGGGACGCCATCCCGATCTCGGACCGTTCCCCGAACTCGTCGAGGTCTTCGAGCGTGCCGAGTACTCCTACGCGCGGAAGCGAGCGGCACGCGTGCTCGCGCAGAGCGAACCGACATTCGGCGACACGTTCGGCTTCGAATGTCTGTGGGACTGCGAGGCCGCGGTCCGTCAGGTTGGCGCGGCGCACGTCTCGACCTCGACCGCATCTCGTCCGCGCCTGGCCGAGCTCGTCCAGGACGGCTGCGAAGACCCCGAGGTGCGCGAAGCCGCCGCCGGGCGGCTCAGCGATGCGTCCAGGCCGTAAACGCCCGTGGCACGGCCCTGCAGGTCGACGGCAGCACCCAGCTAAGCGGGCCAGCCCTCGCGCATCTGAAATCTCCCGTCGAGGCTCGGCTTCGCGACGGTGACTTCGAGGACGCTTCCGTCCTCCAGATCGAGCTCGAAATACCCTTCTCCCCCGTCAAGGTCGCACAGCAGGGCCAGACCGTCCCGGGAGTCTGGATTCAGATCCACGAGGTGGCCCTGGGCGACCCACCCGGCGTCCGTAGGGCGGGCTACAAAGTGGACCTCCACCCCGACGCTGGTCGCAGAGTTCAGGACCCAGATGAGCGTGCCGCGGGCCCCATAGCTCTCCACCCTGGAACAGTTCCACACCCACCGCTCGCCGAAGAACAGCCCACCCGGATGCCCAGAGGGCGAGAGAGTCGTTCGCCCCAAGCCCGCAGACAGTCACCGGACCGACCACCTCGATGTCAGGGGCATCTCGACCGGACTCCGGTACGCCGGAACCCCTGGTAGCAGACAGCCCCCTGGACGACTATCTCGTTATGGAACCAGACCCCGACTTCTCGGACGGCATTCGAGAATCGCGGCAACTCCGAAGCCAACTGCTCGGTTCCTATCGGCCTCGCCCTCGGCTGCGGTGGCGGCTGCTTCCAGGGCGCTACGTCGACCAGATTGTTGCCTACAACCAGGCCAGGCAAGCTTGGTACGTGGCCCGGCGCCGAGAACTCGGACTTCCTCGGGACCACCCGCCGTCATCGCGCCATGACGACCCCGACGTCGAACGAGCCCTGGCTCGGGTGGATGTGCTGGGCGACTGGCTGGGAGTGGTCGCCGTTCAGTGGACCGCCGGGCGAACCGCGAGCGATCCACGTCACGGTCAGGCGTCTCAGGCCGCGCCGGGTTCAGCGGTTCCGGCAGGCCTGCCGCCCGATCGAGGTCCGAGTCACCGAATGGGGATGACGGGTAGTCATTCCTGGATGGACGAGTTGCCGTGCGCCCAACTGCGGGCAAGAGAGGCGACGAAGGCAGTCGCAAGGAAGGAACCGATCGCGAGCAATCCGATCCCAACTGCGTACAACCCGCTGTCGTCGGTCTGGGCCCAATCCTGCGCGAACCAGAACGTGAGAGTCGCCGATACCACCACCGTGGCGAGGATCGACATGCTGCGCCGCGCAGCGAGCACAACAACGGGAAGGAGGAGCGCCACCAGCAGCGCGCCCTGCCAGGTCGAGTAAGGGCCGCTGGTTTCGCTGCCATCGAAGTCGCGACCGTGGTCCCAGGAATAGCGCGACGTAGCCGACTGTCGGAGCGAGCCAGAGTGCGACGATCCAGGCGATGCGTCGCCTCGCCGCCGCCCTGAATCGCGCGGCCGCTTCATCGCGACTGATCGGCGGCTCAGACATTGGGCCCCGTCGCCGTGGCCGCCCCGTCGCCGTCCGGCATGAGCCGAAGCCTAGGGCGCCGACGTCGCCGGGATCGGCCTTGGCTGATCCAGCAGGCCCGGCTCACGCGATCCGCGGCCATGCCTCCGGTCCGGCAAGGTAGTCCTCGATCCGGGCGCGCATCGAGGGGTGCAGGTCGGATTGATCGAGGAAGGTCTGAGGCTCGATCCATTCGACACGCGTGGATTCGCTACTCGGGGTCGGCTCGCCAAGCACTGGTCGCGCGGTGACGACGATCGAGAACTCTTGCCGAACCTCGTCGTTACTCGTGTAGTGGATAACATGCCGAGGGTTGGTGTAGATGCCGACCAGGCCGGTGATCTCGCAACGAACCCCGGTCTCTTCCTCAGTCTCACGAATCGCTGCTTGAGTGAGCGATTCCCCGAGGTCGATTGCGCCGCCGGGCAGGGCCCAGTTGCCGTTGTCGCTCCGCTGGATCGCGAGGAGTCGGCCGTTCGCGTCGGCAACGGCCACGTTCACCGACGGGACCATACTGTTCGCGGGCGGGGCGGCGTCGTCGTCCAGGTAGTCGATGCGTCGTCCCATGCGGGACCTCCCGTCGTGGGCCTCGTCGGCGAGCTTAGGTGGCCGTGTGGTCGACAGGCCGCCGATGTCCTTGGCTCTCGCCTGGACACCTCACGATCTGCCCGCCCGCGCCGGCCAAGCATCCCGGGCGTGGGCCCAGACCTTCTCGAAGCTCTCGGTGTACGTCTCGAACAGCACGCCGGCCGACAGTCGTCGTAGGTGCAGGACGGGGGCGTGAGCGGCCGGGAAGCCATAGACGTGGGCGTTGACCAGCATGTGATCGTCGAGACGGTAGAGCGAGTTGTACAGGGTCGTCGCGTGCAGGCGAACCTCGGCGTTCTCGCAGTCGGTCAGCCGGCCGTAGTGGACGAGTACGTTGCGGATCTTCCCGGCCAGGGCGTCGCCGATGCCTTCCTCGGCGCCGCGGCGGGCGACGTCGTCGGAGTCGGGGTCGCCCAGCAGGATCCGCACCTTGGCTCCGGCGTCCGCTTTGGCGGCAAGCGCGGCCGCGAGGCGGGGGTTCTGGTCCGGGAGCCACATGCCGGAGTAGACGAGGATCTCGACGCGTTCGGTGGCCTTGTCGAACAGGTGCCGCCACACGTCGGTGGGGACGCTGGCGCGGTGTGGGTAGACCCGGACGATCTCTGACTCGGTGACCGCGGCCTTCTGCCCGGCGCTGAGCGCGTCCGGCCACAAGTAGGCCTCAGAGGTTCCCAGGAGCGCGGCGATCCGGTGCCGGTAGCGCGAATAGGGCGTGCGGGCTGTGGTGATCCACCGCTCGACCGTCTTCGGGTCGACCTCGAGCTCGGTGGCGATGTCGTGCGTGCTGGCGCCGGCGGCGTGCAGGGCATCGCGTAGGCGCTCGTTCGTCCCGGCCATCCGACCCTCCCCAAAGGGACGTCTCATCGTACCAGAGACGTCCCTTGTCGTCCCTGTCTGGTAGTGATCACGTCCTCACCCTCCGTCGGAGATTGGGGGTCGCGGGCCACGCGCACTCGGCGCGGCGAAGGGCCTGGAATGGAGGTTCAGCGATGGCTGTGAAGAACGGAGTCCGGCTCCCGGTCACGTTCGGCGAGGTGTTCCCGCACGGGTGCCTGATGGTGCCGGGCTCGATCGGGCCGGTGGAGGAGTACGACGAGAAGACCAAGCTGCGCACCCCGGCGCTGGACAAGCTGACCGGGGAGCGGGTGTGGTCGATGCGGGTGATCGACCTCGATCCGGAGCTGGGGACCCGCTCCCGGGAGACCGTGGTGAAGGTGACCGCCCCGGTGCAGCCGGTCCCGCCCTCGGGCGAGGTGTGCCAGGTCGAGTTCGACGACCTGACGGTCACCCCCTACGTCAACGACAAGGGCCGGATCGCATTCTCCCTCCGCGCCTCCGGCGTCCGCGCCCCAAGCGTCGGCACCTCGACCGGCGGGCGTTCGGCCGCCGGAACGGGCCCGCGCCCGGATGAGAAGAAGGTGGCCTGAGGTGGCTGCCAACATCCTGTCCCAGCTGTTCGAGGCGAAGCCGACACCGGCCCCGGCCCCGGACGCAGTCGAGCCGATCAGCGCCTTTCCGTCCGCGCACGTGATCCAGGTGCTCTGCTTCGCGTTGCTCGGCATCGTCGTCCTGGTCGTGTTCGGCGTGAAGTTCTGGCGCACCGCCCTCGCGCTGACCGCGATCGGCGCCGTGGTGGTTCTGGGCGGACCGTGGGCACCGGCGGCTCTGGCCTTGTGCCTGCTGACGGTCGTCGTGGTGTGGCGGCTGGTGTTCACCCACTCCTGGCGCTCCCAGGTCCGGCCCCGCTTACAGGCCTGGTGGGCGCGCTGGTACCGGTACGGGCCACGCTGGCGCACGTTGTGCGAGCGCCATGGCCTGTTCGTGCGGGACGTGATGGAGCCCCGCGGAACGCTCCTCGACCCGACCAAACCGGCTCCCGTGCCGCGGTCGCGGCTCGTGCGGGCCCGGCTGCGCAAGGTGGTGTGGTCCCCGACCACCGAACGGCTGCTGGTCGAGCTCCCCGACGGCATGGCCCCCTCCGACGTGGCCAAGATCGTCGAACCGTTCGCGCACGCCACCCGCTCCCTGGGATGCCGGGTCGGGCACGCCGGTCCGGGCCAGGTCTGGATCGAGCTGCTGCGCCGCGACCCGCTGGCCCGCACCATCAACGCCCTGCCGATCTCGCGGTCGGTGGACCTGCGGGCCGTGCCGGTCGGGCGCTGCGAGGACGGCTCGCCCTGGACCCTGCCGGTGATGGGCACCCATGTCCTCGTCGCCGGGTCAACCGGGTCCGGCAAGGGCTCCGTGATGTGGTCCCTGCTGCGGGGCCTGGCTCCCGCGATCGCCGAGGGGACGGTCGAGGTCTGGGGCTTCGACCCCAAGGGCGGGATGGAACTGGCCCTGGGCGCGGGCATGTTCGCTCGCCTGTTCACCGACGACCCCGACTCAATGGCCCAGGCCCTGGAGGACTGCGCCGATCTCCTGGCAGCGCGCACGAAGACCCTGGCCGGGATCACTCGCCTGCACACCCCGACCGTCGAGGAACCGCTGCGGGTCGTGCTCATCGACGAGCTCGCCGCCCTGACGGCGCTGGCCGAACGCAAGACCGTCCAGCGCGTCGACAACGCCCTGCGCCGCATCCTGACCCAGGGCCGCGCCCCGGGCTGCGTCGTCGTCGGGTTCCTGCAGGACCCCGGCAAGGACGTCCTGGCCTACCGCAACCTGTTCCCGACCCGGGTCGCACTGCGCCTGGCCGAAGCCGTCGAGGTCGACATGGTCCTCGGCGAGGGTGTCCGTGCCCGCGGTGCCGAGGCGCACCGCATCGACATCAACACCCCCGGCGTCGGTTGGGTCCGCCACGAGTCCCTGCCCGACCCGATCCGGGTCCGCGCCGCCTACCTCACCGACGACCAGATCCGGGCCATGGCCGAACGCCACCCCGCCCGCGTCCATCACCTCGCTCACCCGCACCCGGTCGCGGACGAGCCGGCCAAGCCGTACCTGCTCGAAGGCCTTCTGACCCCGGCCGGATGGGAGGACGTCGCATGAAGGCCATCGACCCGGCCATGCTGCGGGAACTGGCCGTCGCCGCGAAGGTGTGCGTCCGCCCGGTCCTGCTGCGCTGCACCGACACCGAAACCGGCGCGGTGGCTACCGTGCCCGTGCCGTGCGGCGCCACCGTCGAACGGAGCTGCCCGTCCTGCGCAGATCGCGCCCGAAGGCTCCGCGTGCACCAGTGCCGCGAGGGCTGGCACCGCGAGGACGAGCCCGGACCGGCCTCAGGTGAGGACCCCCTCGACGAGAACGGTGCCGACGAGCCGGACGGCGACGAGCCGCACGACGACGAGCCTTTCCGGCGTACGCGGTCGACCCGGCGCCGCCAGGATGTCGCCGACCTGCCGCGGGTCCCGATGGACCAGCGAACTCTCGGCCGCGCCTTCCGGTCTGCGGACGGACGGCCCTGGCGGCCTTCGATGTTCCTGACCCTGACCCTCCCCTCCTACGGGCCGGTCCATCCCGACGGCACGCCGGTCGATCCGGACCGCTACGACTACCGCCGCGCCGCGCTCGACGCATTGCACTTCGCCAAGCTCGAGGACCGGTTCTGGCAGAACCTCCGACGCTGCGCCGGCTACAAGGTGCAGTACTTCGCCGCGATCGAACCGCAACGGCGGCTGGCCCCGCATCTGCACGCCGCCGTCCGCGGCGTCGTCCCGCGTCAGCTCGTCCGCCAAGTCGTGGCCGCGACCTACCACCAGCTGTGGTGGCCACCCTGCGACCAGGCGGTGTTCGACGAGCACAAGCAGCCGGTGTGGTGCATCGCATCGCGCGCCTACCTCGACCCGGCGACCGGTCAGCCGCTGCCGACCTGGGACCAAGCCCTCGACGACCTCGACGACGACCCCGCTCCACGCCCCGCGCACGTCCTTCGCTTCGGTGAGCAGCTCGACTACCAAGGCCTTGTCGGTGGGGACGACGACCGGGTCAATCGTGCCGTCGGCTACCTCACCAAGTACCTCACCAAGGACATGAGCACCACTTACGCGGACGCCGCAGACCTGACGGCACGTCAGGCCGAGCACCTGCGGAGATATCACCGCCAGATCCGGCTCCTGCCCTGCTCGCCGCGGTGCGCCAACTGGCTGCGCTACGGCGTACAACCGAAGGACGCCGGCCCTGGTCTGGAGATCGGCCGCTGCCCGGCCAAGGCCCACGACTGGCACCACCTCGGCCTCGGCGGCCGACGCGTCCACGTCTCCCGCCAATGGACCGGCAAGACCCTCGCCCAACACGCCGCCGACCGCGCAGCCGTCGTCGCCGAAGTCCTCGCCGAGGCCGGCATGACATCCCACGATCGCCAGCGATGGGCAGCCACCGTCACCGACACCGACGGCACCGCCCGCTACATCTGGACCCGCATCGACCCGCACGACGGCGACGCCCTGACCTACTTCCAGGCCATCGCGGCCGCGGTCCGGGAACGGCAGCAGTGGACCGCGCAGTACGACGCCGCCAAAGCAATCGTCCAGGACAACCCATCCGCCGCCTGATCTGAGGGGACATCAGGAATGACGACCAGCACTCCGTGCCTCTACCGGGTGGACGAGGCCATGCACCTTCTGTCGATGAG of the Sporichthya polymorpha DSM 43042 genome contains:
- a CDS encoding HDIG domain-containing metalloprotein, producing the protein MDVDEAQRMAAGLLAVDLPRRWRHVQGVAAKAEAVAAALCLPREVLVSSAWLHDVGYAAPAARTGFHALDGGRYLRSEGVEDAVVNLVARHSCACVEAEERGLRGLLTDEFPVTDGPLADALWFCDMTTGPDGEDLDLAGRLSEARERYGPEHLISRYLERAEPELQAVISRVEQKLTHSPAPASTQRQLA
- a CDS encoding NUDIX hydrolase — translated: MGRRIDYLDDDAAPPANSMVPSVNVAVADANGRLLAIQRSDNGNWALPGGAIDLGESLTQAAIRETEEETGVRCEITGLVGIYTNPRHVIHYTSNDEVRQEFSIVVTARPVLGEPTPSSESTRVEWIEPQTFLDQSDLHPSMRARIEDYLAGPEAWPRIA
- a CDS encoding DUF5919 domain-containing protein, whose translation is MAGTNERLRDALHAAGASTHDIATELEVDPKTVERWITTARTPYSRYRHRIAALLGTSEAYLWPDALSAGQKAAVTESEIVRVYPHRASVPTDVWRHLFDKATERVEILVYSGMWLPDQNPRLAAALAAKADAGAKVRILLGDPDSDDVARRGAEEGIGDALAGKIRNVLVHYGRLTDCENAEVRLHATTLYNSLYRLDDHMLVNAHVYGFPAAHAPVLHLRRLSAGVLFETYTESFEKVWAHARDAWPARAGRS
- a CDS encoding FtsK/SpoIIIE domain-containing protein, whose translation is MAANILSQLFEAKPTPAPAPDAVEPISAFPSAHVIQVLCFALLGIVVLVVFGVKFWRTALALTAIGAVVVLGGPWAPAALALCLLTVVVVWRLVFTHSWRSQVRPRLQAWWARWYRYGPRWRTLCERHGLFVRDVMEPRGTLLDPTKPAPVPRSRLVRARLRKVVWSPTTERLLVELPDGMAPSDVAKIVEPFAHATRSLGCRVGHAGPGQVWIELLRRDPLARTINALPISRSVDLRAVPVGRCEDGSPWTLPVMGTHVLVAGSTGSGKGSVMWSLLRGLAPAIAEGTVEVWGFDPKGGMELALGAGMFARLFTDDPDSMAQALEDCADLLAARTKTLAGITRLHTPTVEEPLRVVLIDELAALTALAERKTVQRVDNALRRILTQGRAPGCVVVGFLQDPGKDVLAYRNLFPTRVALRLAEAVEVDMVLGEGVRARGAEAHRIDINTPGVGWVRHESLPDPIRVRAAYLTDDQIRAMAERHPARVHHLAHPHPVADEPAKPYLLEGLLTPAGWEDVA
- a CDS encoding replication initiator, with the protein product MKAIDPAMLRELAVAAKVCVRPVLLRCTDTETGAVATVPVPCGATVERSCPSCADRARRLRVHQCREGWHREDEPGPASGEDPLDENGADEPDGDEPHDDEPFRRTRSTRRRQDVADLPRVPMDQRTLGRAFRSADGRPWRPSMFLTLTLPSYGPVHPDGTPVDPDRYDYRRAALDALHFAKLEDRFWQNLRRCAGYKVQYFAAIEPQRRLAPHLHAAVRGVVPRQLVRQVVAATYHQLWWPPCDQAVFDEHKQPVWCIASRAYLDPATGQPLPTWDQALDDLDDDPAPRPAHVLRFGEQLDYQGLVGGDDDRVNRAVGYLTKYLTKDMSTTYADAADLTARQAEHLRRYHRQIRLLPCSPRCANWLRYGVQPKDAGPGLEIGRCPAKAHDWHHLGLGGRRVHVSRQWTGKTLAQHAADRAAVVAEVLAEAGMTSHDRQRWAATVTDTDGTARYIWTRIDPHDGDALTYFQAIAAAVRERQQWTAQYDAAKAIVQDNPSAA